The genomic window AATTCCGGTTTATAGAGGACATATTTTAAACGAAGAAGACCTTAAAATAAGAAAACACATTCTCAACCTAATGTGCCACTTTAAAACGTCTTGGTTACAACCAGATCTAATGTTTGATGAATTACCGGAGGTACTTGTTAAACTAAAAGAATTAGAACAAGACGGTTTAATTGAGTTTGCAAGAAAACAGATAACCGTAACTGAAAAAGGGAAACCTTTTATTAGAAATATTTGTATGGCTTTTGATTTGCTACTGCAACGTAAAAAGCCAGATACTCAACTATTTTCAATGACCATTTAAAACACTAACACCATGAAAAAGATAATTGTACCTATAGATTTTTCAGAGTATTCAGAGTATGCTTTGGAAGCAGCTGCGAACCTGGCTCAAAAATACGGTTCAGAACTCATAGTATTGCATATGCTAGAGTTGTCTAATGCTATATTAACAGCTAATGGAAATTCTATTAACGAGGAAGCAGTTTTTTATCTAAAACTAGCAGAGCAAAAGTTTGATGCCTTTTTAGATAGACCATATTTAGAAGGTATAAAAGTTACACCTATTGTAAAGCATTTTAAGGTTTGGAGTGAGGTTAACGATGTAGCTAATGAGCATCATGCCAACCTTATTGTAATGGGTTCTCAAGGTGCAAGTGGTGTTAAGGAAGTGATAGTGGGTTCTAATACCGAAAAAGTGGTGCGTCATTCAGATATCCCAGTATTGGTAATAAAGCATAACCCAATATTATTAGATTTTGAAAATGGAGTATTTGCCAGTGATTTTACAGACGAAGCTATTACACCATACCTTAACGCAAGAAAAACTTTTGAAAAAATAGGAGTGACTATGCATCTGGTTTATGTTAACTCACCAGATGGTAATTTTAGGAGCTCAACAGAAATAGATAAACGTATTTCTTTATTCCTTAAAAAGGCTGATGGTGATTTAGATAATCTTGAAAACGTACATATTGTATCCGATTATTCCATTGAAAAAGGCATTTTGAATTTTGCCAATACAATAGGTGCTGATTTAATTGCTGTTGCAACACATGGCAGAAAAGGCTTGGCACATTTCTTTGAAGGAAGTATTTCTGAAGACATTGCCAATCATTCTACATTACCAGTAATGACCTTTAAAATATAGTTCTTGATGTTTATTAGTTAGTGTTATTAATATCAAGTTAAAACGCCAAAGATCATGGGCTTTGGCGTTTTTTATTTTTTACAATGATTTGTTAGAATTTGGTATTAAAAGCGATATCCAAGTCTTAAGTGTAAGTTTAAAGCAACCCCATTTTTGTCTGGCATAATTACGTTCTCTTTTTCAAATAAGTGGTAATAGCCAATCCCAATACCTGTTTCGTAAGTAAAATGTTTACCCACATTGCGGCGAATTCCCCAAGTAGGTATAATGCTAATATCTGAAATAAATACAGTGTAATTAGGTAAAGATCCTAGGACTAAATCTGGGTGATAGGTAGTTTTAATTGATAGGAAGTTTCCACTATTGCCATCTATGCGTCTATTTTTGTCAACTCTTTTATTAAGGTTGTAGTACCATCTTGGTTCTAAAGTTATTGCTGGTACCATGATAAAACTCTTTGACCCAACAAAATTTTCACCAAAAATAGCAGCGTCTAAGCCAAGTTCACTTCTTAGTGCAATGGAGTTTGTTAGTTTAGACTCGTTATGTGCCCAAATACCAAGGAAACCAATCTGAATCCCAAAAGTAGATTTCTCTACACTAGCATCTTGTGCTGCTATTTTAAATACTGAAAGTGTTAAGACTAGGGCGAAAAGAAATTGTTTCATATAACTATTGATTGATAATTGATACTGCAATAATACCAAAAATGTCAATCGAAAATAATTTAGTGGATTTTAATTTTAATGGCAGTCAATGGCGCTAGTTGCCATTTCAACTACAGGAGCAGGAGAGATGTAAGGAATGCCCAATCCTAATCCTCTAAGAATGAATAAAACACCGATTAGAACTACAAAAACAGGAATAGCTTTTTGGATGCGCTGTTTTATAGTTTGATTCAAAAATTTACCTAAATAAATGGCTGAGGTCATTAATGGAACAGTACCTAAGCCAAATAAAATCATATAAAAACTACCTTGTAATAAACTGCCTGTGGCAATAGTACCAAACACTGCCATATACACCAAGCCACAAGGTAAAAATCCATTAAGGAAGCCTATGGTTAAAAATGTATCTGGTGTTTTTTTCTTTAATGCTTGACCAAGGTTAGACTTTACTTTAGAAATAACTTTGTTAAGAGGTTTAGATAAGTTGTATTTAGCAAAAGTTCTATAAGGAATAAGTACAACCACAATCATCAATATGCCTATTGCTATAGAAAGTTGTTGTTGTATTCCAAAGAGGTTAAGGCTTTTGCCGAGTAAGCCAAAGACTAGACCAATTAAACTATAAGCTAATAACCTGCCAATGTGGTAAACACCAATTTGAGATACTTTTTTAAATGAATTAGAACGATCTACCGGCAACATAAAGGCTATTGGTCCACACATACCAACGCAGTGCAAACTACCCAATAAACCCAATATAAATGCCGAATATAACA from Winogradskyella sp. MH6 includes these protein-coding regions:
- a CDS encoding universal stress protein; its protein translation is MKKIIVPIDFSEYSEYALEAAANLAQKYGSELIVLHMLELSNAILTANGNSINEEAVFYLKLAEQKFDAFLDRPYLEGIKVTPIVKHFKVWSEVNDVANEHHANLIVMGSQGASGVKEVIVGSNTEKVVRHSDIPVLVIKHNPILLDFENGVFASDFTDEAITPYLNARKTFEKIGVTMHLVYVNSPDGNFRSSTEIDKRISLFLKKADGDLDNLENVHIVSDYSIEKGILNFANTIGADLIAVATHGRKGLAHFFEGSISEDIANHSTLPVMTFKI
- a CDS encoding sulfite exporter TauE/SafE family protein — its product is MLYSAFILGLLGSLHCVGMCGPIAFMLPVDRSNSFKKVSQIGVYHIGRLLAYSLIGLVFGLLGKSLNLFGIQQQLSIAIGILMIVVVLIPYRTFAKYNLSKPLNKVISKVKSNLGQALKKKTPDTFLTIGFLNGFLPCGLVYMAVFGTIATGSLLQGSFYMILFGLGTVPLMTSAIYLGKFLNQTIKQRIQKAIPVFVVLIGVLFILRGLGLGIPYISPAPVVEMATSAIDCH